The following proteins come from a genomic window of Achromobacter deleyi:
- a CDS encoding TonB-dependent siderophore receptor yields the protein MRSRFSPRACKRVARCWRLWPATALVAAGPALADGARQAPTLPAVTVSGAREPATPQPSLGKLPLSVRETPQSVSVIGPDQIRQQNLQSLDDVMRHATGITVQPHHHLTTAYFARGFQIESFEQDGVPAMMGNRAAAPEDTAIYERVEILRGANGLLHGAGNPSATVNLVRKRPQRQFTFGGELSAGSWDNYRTEVDLGGPLNDSGSVRGRVVGVMADRGFFYENANQKTGLFYGIGEVDLGPDTVLSAGLHYSRVRSHPPPSMGGLPRYKDGAPLGLRRSVNLESAGSRSDWNTTRVFADLDHRFGQGWRARISVDHLRSDSEMTYLTVNGGIDRQTGLGARLSGGGIQYDNSQTSVDAYVGGPVELFGRRHELLFGANSLRTSYENLNADVTSPQLNMPMDVFNWHPRDVPGYDIGSYKSAGVNREREQGVYGMGRFSLADPLTLVLGGRMDWSRLESPKSSQRNNGRFTPYGGLIVDLDRQWSLYGSYAQVFMPQTDLDRNGQALDPITGTNYEAGVKGELMDGALNVSLALFQIQQKNRAQADPSVACVGRRCPSVAGGEVRSRGFEAEAAGAIMPYWTVAAGYTFNTTAYQVDTRREGQPYASFTPRHILRVWTDYALPALQRRLSIGGGVQVQSDFHNVAGPITLRQGGYALVDMRVAYRVDKHVTVALNANNLFDRVYYQRLNDANWTNYYGEPRNLMLTVRAEY from the coding sequence ATGCGTTCACGTTTCAGCCCCCGGGCGTGCAAAAGGGTTGCCCGTTGCTGGCGGCTCTGGCCGGCGACGGCGCTGGTGGCGGCAGGGCCGGCCCTGGCCGATGGCGCCAGGCAGGCGCCGACGCTGCCCGCCGTCACCGTCAGCGGAGCCCGCGAGCCCGCCACGCCGCAGCCGTCGCTGGGCAAGTTGCCGCTCAGCGTGCGTGAAACGCCGCAATCGGTCTCCGTGATCGGCCCGGACCAGATCCGCCAGCAGAACCTGCAAAGCCTGGACGACGTCATGCGCCACGCCACCGGCATCACGGTGCAGCCACACCATCACCTGACCACGGCCTACTTCGCGCGCGGCTTCCAGATCGAATCCTTCGAACAGGACGGCGTGCCGGCGATGATGGGCAACCGCGCCGCCGCGCCCGAAGACACGGCCATCTACGAGCGGGTCGAAATCCTGCGCGGAGCCAACGGCCTGTTGCATGGCGCCGGCAATCCGTCGGCCACCGTCAACCTGGTGCGCAAGCGCCCGCAAAGGCAATTCACCTTCGGCGGCGAACTCAGCGCGGGCAGCTGGGACAACTATCGCACCGAAGTCGATCTGGGCGGGCCGCTGAACGACAGCGGCAGCGTGCGTGGCCGCGTCGTCGGCGTCATGGCCGACCGCGGCTTCTTCTATGAAAACGCGAACCAGAAGACTGGCCTGTTCTATGGCATTGGCGAGGTCGACCTGGGGCCGGACACCGTGTTGTCGGCCGGCCTGCATTACAGCCGCGTGCGCTCGCATCCGCCGCCCAGCATGGGCGGGCTGCCGCGCTACAAGGACGGCGCGCCGCTCGGCCTGCGGCGCTCGGTCAACCTGGAGTCCGCCGGCAGCCGTTCCGACTGGAACACGACGCGCGTGTTCGCCGACCTGGATCACCGCTTCGGCCAGGGCTGGCGCGCGCGGATCAGCGTCGACCATCTCCGTTCCGATTCCGAGATGACGTACCTCACCGTCAATGGCGGGATCGACCGCCAGACTGGCCTGGGCGCCAGGCTGTCGGGCGGCGGTATCCAGTACGACAACAGCCAGACCAGCGTCGACGCCTACGTCGGCGGTCCGGTGGAACTGTTCGGTCGGCGCCACGAATTGCTGTTCGGCGCCAACTCGCTGCGAACCTCGTACGAGAACCTGAACGCCGACGTCACCAGTCCCCAGCTGAACATGCCGATGGACGTGTTCAACTGGCATCCGCGCGACGTGCCCGGCTACGACATTGGCTCCTACAAGTCCGCGGGCGTCAACCGCGAACGGGAGCAGGGCGTGTACGGCATGGGCCGCTTCTCGCTGGCCGATCCGCTGACGCTGGTGCTGGGCGGGCGCATGGATTGGAGCCGGCTGGAATCGCCCAAATCGAGCCAGCGCAACAACGGCAGGTTCACGCCCTATGGCGGCCTGATCGTCGACCTGGACCGGCAATGGTCGCTGTATGGCAGTTACGCGCAGGTGTTCATGCCGCAGACCGACCTGGACCGCAACGGTCAGGCGCTCGATCCGATCACGGGCACCAACTACGAGGCCGGCGTCAAGGGCGAGCTGATGGACGGCGCGCTCAACGTGTCGCTGGCGCTGTTCCAGATCCAGCAGAAAAACCGGGCCCAGGCCGATCCCTCGGTGGCGTGCGTGGGCAGGCGCTGCCCCTCCGTCGCCGGTGGCGAGGTCCGCAGCCGCGGCTTCGAGGCCGAGGCCGCCGGCGCCATCATGCCCTACTGGACGGTGGCGGCGGGCTACACCTTCAACACCACCGCGTACCAGGTGGACACGCGCCGCGAAGGCCAGCCCTACGCCAGCTTCACGCCCAGGCACATCCTGCGCGTGTGGACCGACTACGCCTTGCCCGCGCTGCAGCGGCGCCTGAGCATTGGCGGCGGCGTGCAGGTGCAGTCGGACTTCCACAACGTGGCCGGCCCGATCACGCTGCGCCAGGGCGGTTATGCCCTGGTCGACATGCGCGTGGCCTACCGCGTCGACAAGCACGTCACCGTGGCGCTGAACGCCAACAACCTGTTCGACCGCGTCTACTACCAGCGCCTGAACGACGCCAACTGGACCAACTACTACGGCGAGCCTCGCAATCTCATGCTGACCGTGCGCGCCGAGTATTGA
- a CDS encoding TonB-dependent siderophore receptor: MRHWPLWLAITAAGPALADGAGDAATLPAVTVSGERAGAAPAPTLGKLPLTVRETPQSITVIGQEQMRQQNLQSLDEVMQHATGITVQPYQLLTTAYYARGFKVDSYEQDGVPVLMGNMAASPQDMAVYERVEILRGANGLLHGAGNPAATVNLVRKRPQREFAFSGALSAGSWDRYLAEADLGGPLNDSGSVRGRIVTAFEDRGYFYDVADQKSALFYGIGEVDLGPDTVLSAGLQYQRIRSTTNMAGVPRYKDGGDIGLKRSTYLDAAWDRFNWNTTRVFADLEHRFGQGWSAKISANYLTADSNLKYAGASGAIDRQTGLGSALMGGAYKFDNTQASVDAYVSGPVQLFGRRHELLFGGNAQRTTTEQYTGQLTPALRVPVNVFDWDPHSVPEPGVGPYTSPGETRARQHGVYGMGRFSLADPLTLVLGGRMSWWNQDAPGSRQRIDPEFTPYGGLIVDLDRQWSLYGSYAEVFQPQSQLTRQGQGLDPVTGTNYEAGIKGELMDGALNVSLAAFQIRQKNRAQQDPDWPCVGQNCYYVAGGEVRSRGFEAEASGNITPYWTVAAGYTFNTSKYLTDTQAGGQPFASFTPKHIFRLWTNYALPTMQRRLSVGGGLQVQSGYSTVSGPVTLRQGGYALVDLRLAYRVDKHLTAALNVNNVFDRGYYQSLSGTAWNNRYGEPRNVMLTLRAEY, from the coding sequence GTGCGACATTGGCCGCTTTGGCTGGCGATCACGGCCGCGGGGCCGGCGCTGGCGGACGGCGCCGGCGATGCGGCCACGCTGCCCGCGGTGACGGTCAGCGGAGAACGCGCCGGCGCCGCGCCGGCCCCGACGCTGGGCAAGCTGCCGCTCACGGTGCGCGAGACGCCGCAGTCGATCACGGTCATCGGCCAGGAACAGATGCGGCAGCAGAACCTGCAGAGCCTGGACGAGGTGATGCAGCACGCCACCGGCATCACGGTACAGCCCTATCAACTGCTGACCACCGCCTACTACGCCCGCGGCTTCAAGGTCGATTCGTACGAGCAGGACGGCGTGCCGGTGCTGATGGGCAACATGGCCGCGTCGCCGCAGGACATGGCGGTGTACGAGCGGGTCGAGATCCTGCGCGGCGCCAACGGCCTGCTGCACGGCGCCGGCAACCCCGCCGCCACTGTCAACCTGGTGCGCAAGCGTCCGCAGCGCGAGTTCGCCTTCAGCGGCGCGCTCAGCGCCGGCAGCTGGGACCGCTACCTCGCCGAGGCCGACCTGGGCGGCCCACTCAACGACAGCGGCAGCGTGCGCGGGCGCATTGTCACGGCTTTCGAGGACCGCGGCTATTTCTACGATGTGGCGGACCAGAAGTCGGCGCTGTTCTACGGCATCGGCGAGGTCGACCTGGGCCCGGACACGGTGTTGTCGGCCGGCCTGCAGTACCAGCGCATCCGCTCCACCACCAACATGGCGGGCGTGCCGCGATACAAGGATGGCGGCGACATCGGCCTGAAGCGCTCGACCTACCTGGACGCCGCGTGGGACCGTTTCAACTGGAACACGACGCGCGTGTTCGCCGACCTGGAACACCGTTTCGGCCAGGGCTGGAGCGCCAAGATCAGCGCCAACTACCTCACCGCCGACAGCAACCTGAAGTACGCCGGCGCCTCTGGCGCGATCGACCGCCAGACCGGCCTGGGCTCGGCGCTGATGGGCGGCGCCTATAAATTCGACAACACCCAGGCCAGCGTCGATGCCTACGTCAGCGGCCCGGTGCAACTGTTCGGCCGCCGCCACGAGCTGCTGTTCGGCGGCAATGCCCAGCGCACCACCACCGAGCAGTACACCGGCCAACTGACGCCGGCGCTGCGCGTGCCGGTGAATGTGTTCGACTGGGATCCGCACAGCGTGCCGGAGCCCGGCGTCGGCCCCTACACCTCGCCCGGCGAGACGCGCGCGCGCCAGCACGGCGTGTATGGCATGGGCCGCTTCTCGCTGGCCGACCCGCTGACCCTGGTGCTGGGCGGGCGCATGAGCTGGTGGAACCAGGACGCGCCTGGTTCGCGCCAGCGCATCGACCCGGAATTCACGCCCTACGGCGGCTTGATCGTCGACCTGGACCGCCAGTGGTCGCTGTACGGCAGCTATGCCGAGGTGTTCCAGCCGCAGAGCCAGCTGACGCGCCAGGGCCAGGGGCTGGATCCGGTCACCGGCACCAACTACGAGGCTGGCATCAAGGGCGAACTGATGGACGGCGCGCTGAACGTGTCGCTGGCCGCGTTCCAGATCCGCCAGAAGAACCGCGCGCAGCAGGATCCGGACTGGCCCTGCGTCGGCCAGAACTGCTACTACGTGGCGGGCGGCGAGGTGCGCAGCCGCGGGTTCGAGGCCGAGGCCAGCGGCAACATTACGCCGTACTGGACGGTGGCGGCCGGCTACACCTTCAACACCAGCAAGTACCTGACCGACACGCAGGCCGGCGGCCAGCCCTTCGCCAGCTTCACGCCCAAGCACATCTTCCGGTTGTGGACGAACTATGCGCTGCCCACGATGCAGCGGCGCCTGAGCGTGGGCGGCGGGCTGCAGGTGCAGTCCGGCTACTCGACCGTCTCGGGCCCGGTCACGCTGCGCCAGGGCGGCTACGCGCTGGTGGACCTGCGCCTGGCCTACCGCGTCGACAAGCATCTGACCGCGGCGCTGAACGTCAACAACGTGTTCGACCGCGGCTACTACCAGAGCCTGTCGGGCACGGCGTGGAACAACCGCTACGGCGAGCCGCGCAACGTCATGCTGACCCTGCGGGCCGAGTACTGA
- a CDS encoding cupin domain-containing protein, producing the protein MSPAPVFDWLDHFMALAGDGGMRDIGKLRRLAPHEGWLVGIKAAASDADVHGDVWERHPAGEEMLCVLEGRVVLTLMDEAGAETDVLLDARRGAVVPRGVWHRLHVACPARILFVTPGQGSEHRRVGAATQA; encoded by the coding sequence ATGAGCCCCGCGCCAGTGTTCGACTGGCTCGATCATTTCATGGCGCTGGCCGGCGATGGCGGCATGCGCGACATCGGCAAGTTGCGGCGCCTGGCGCCGCACGAGGGCTGGCTGGTCGGCATCAAGGCGGCGGCCAGCGATGCCGACGTGCACGGCGACGTCTGGGAACGGCATCCGGCCGGCGAGGAAATGCTCTGTGTGCTGGAAGGCCGCGTCGTGCTGACGCTGATGGACGAGGCCGGCGCCGAGACCGACGTGCTGCTGGACGCGCGGCGCGGCGCCGTGGTGCCGCGCGGCGTCTGGCACCGCCTGCACGTGGCCTGTCCGGCCCGCATCCTGTTCGTCACGCCCGGGCAGGGCAGTGAACATCGCCGCGTGGGCGCGGCAACGCAAGCTTGA
- a CDS encoding RhtX/FptX family siderophore transporter: MIGALYFSQGIPLGVAMEALPTLLRRDGAPLHALAWLPLVGLPWVLKFLWAPLVDNRYRPARGRRRSWILPMQGIVLACLAAVAVTGVSAASAPWVVALMALASLASATQDIATDGLTAERFEGQALARANAVQVGGTMIGFFAGGPGCLVLAGWLGQGGALALLAAVVAFSLLMALGWRETALPAAARRATLAGFARRPGAWALVLAAFLSAMTAVAGYGLSKLFLVDAGWAVEAVGRLGMAGGAVTVLLGCGGGAWLVGRIGARGALALGLAASGAAALAWLAQAQGWAPQPTAAAYAAQALGAFGAGAASVAMMTLAMRFAARGAQAGTDMTAVQSARDLGEILTSSLITGLAARMGYVTGFSGGLLTAAVTLVFVAVALRRPG; this comes from the coding sequence ATGATCGGCGCGCTCTATTTTTCCCAGGGCATTCCGCTGGGGGTGGCGATGGAGGCGCTGCCGACGCTGCTGCGGCGCGACGGCGCGCCCTTGCACGCGCTGGCCTGGCTGCCGCTGGTGGGGCTGCCGTGGGTCTTGAAATTCCTGTGGGCGCCGCTCGTCGACAACCGCTACCGGCCGGCGCGGGGCCGGCGCCGCAGCTGGATCCTGCCAATGCAGGGCATCGTGCTGGCGTGCCTGGCGGCGGTGGCCGTGACCGGCGTGTCCGCGGCCAGCGCGCCGTGGGTGGTGGCGCTGATGGCGCTGGCCTCGCTGGCCAGCGCCACGCAGGACATCGCCACCGATGGCCTGACCGCCGAGCGCTTCGAGGGCCAGGCGCTGGCGCGCGCCAACGCCGTGCAGGTGGGCGGCACCATGATTGGTTTCTTTGCCGGCGGGCCGGGCTGCCTGGTGCTGGCGGGCTGGCTGGGGCAGGGCGGCGCGCTGGCGCTGCTGGCCGCGGTGGTGGCCTTCAGCCTGCTGATGGCGCTGGGCTGGCGCGAAACCGCGCTGCCCGCCGCCGCCCGGCGCGCCACGCTGGCCGGTTTCGCGCGCCGGCCGGGCGCCTGGGCGCTGGTGCTGGCGGCGTTCCTGTCGGCGATGACGGCGGTGGCGGGCTACGGCCTGTCCAAGCTGTTCCTGGTGGACGCGGGCTGGGCGGTGGAGGCGGTGGGCCGCCTCGGCATGGCCGGGGGCGCGGTGACCGTGCTGCTGGGTTGCGGCGGCGGCGCCTGGCTGGTCGGGCGCATCGGCGCGCGCGGCGCGCTGGCGCTTGGCCTGGCGGCCTCGGGCGCGGCGGCGCTGGCCTGGCTGGCGCAGGCCCAGGGCTGGGCGCCGCAGCCGACGGCAGCTGCCTACGCGGCGCAGGCGCTGGGCGCCTTTGGCGCCGGCGCGGCCTCGGTGGCGATGATGACGCTGGCGATGCGCTTTGCCGCGCGCGGGGCGCAGGCCGGCACCGACATGACCGCGGTGCAGAGCGCGCGCGACCTGGGCGAGATCCTGACCTCGTCGCTCATCACCGGCCTGGCTGCCCGGATGGGGTACGTCACCGGTTTTTCCGGCGGCTTGCTGACCGCCGCCGTGACGCTGGTTTTCGTGGCCGTGGCGCTGCGCCGCCCGGGCTGA
- a CDS encoding Hsp70 family protein: protein MISTACGVDFGTSNSTVGWSRPDQRALLALEDGKTTLPSAIFFHDEDAEVSYGRAAISDYLAGYDGRLMRSMKSLLGSSLIDGSTEVQGRSIPFRVLLTRFIAELKRRAETAAGRDFTRAVLGRPVFFVDDNPAADQTAQDTLGEIAHSVGFTDIEFQFEPLAAAFDYESQIDREELVLVIDIGGGTSDFSLIRLGPGRAAKPDRREDILAYGGVHIGGVDFDKQLSLAHVMPLLGLGSQLRSGKDVPSTQYGNLACWHTINQAYTRKAAEHFAYIRAEAGDRDKIDLLLNLVKQRAGHWVAVQVEEAKIALSEGPAARIDLSRIAPELGVEVTRPSFDTSVARLIEKIEQTVGTLLRDAGVAPVDVDTVFFTGGSSRVPRLRDCVSALVPQARSVEGDLFGSIGAGLALDARRKFD from the coding sequence ATGATTTCCACCGCATGCGGCGTCGACTTCGGCACGTCGAACTCCACCGTCGGCTGGAGCCGCCCCGACCAGCGCGCGCTCCTCGCCCTTGAAGACGGCAAGACCACCTTGCCCTCGGCCATTTTCTTCCACGACGAGGATGCCGAGGTCAGCTACGGCCGGGCGGCCATCTCCGACTACCTGGCGGGCTACGACGGGCGCCTGATGCGCTCGATGAAAAGCCTGCTGGGCAGCTCGCTGATCGACGGCTCCACCGAAGTGCAGGGCCGCTCGATCCCGTTCCGCGTGCTGCTGACGCGCTTCATCGCCGAACTCAAGCGCCGCGCCGAGACCGCCGCCGGCCGCGACTTCACGCGCGCCGTGTTGGGCCGGCCGGTGTTCTTCGTCGACGACAACCCCGCCGCCGACCAGACCGCCCAGGACACGCTGGGCGAGATCGCGCATAGCGTCGGCTTCACCGACATCGAATTCCAGTTCGAGCCGTTGGCCGCGGCCTTCGACTACGAGTCGCAGATCGATCGCGAGGAACTGGTGCTGGTCATCGACATCGGCGGCGGTACCTCCGACTTCTCGCTGATCCGCCTGGGGCCGGGCCGCGCCGCCAAGCCGGACCGCCGCGAGGACATCCTGGCCTACGGCGGCGTGCACATCGGCGGCGTGGACTTCGACAAGCAGCTCAGCCTGGCGCACGTCATGCCGCTGCTGGGCCTGGGCAGCCAGCTGCGCAGCGGCAAGGACGTGCCGTCCACGCAGTACGGCAACCTGGCCTGCTGGCACACCATCAACCAGGCCTACACCCGCAAGGCCGCCGAGCATTTCGCCTATATCCGCGCCGAGGCCGGCGACCGCGACAAGATCGACCTGCTGTTGAACCTGGTCAAGCAGCGCGCCGGCCACTGGGTGGCGGTGCAGGTGGAAGAGGCCAAGATCGCGCTGTCGGAAGGCCCCGCCGCGCGCATCGACCTGTCGCGCATCGCACCCGAGCTGGGCGTGGAGGTGACGCGGCCGTCGTTCGACACCAGCGTGGCGCGCCTGATCGAGAAGATCGAGCAGACCGTCGGCACCCTGCTGCGCGACGCGGGCGTCGCGCCCGTGGACGTCGATACGGTGTTCTTCACCGGCGGTTCGAGCCGCGTGCCGCGCCTGCGCGACTGTGTCTCGGCGCTGGTGCCGCAGGCGCGCAGCGTCGAGGGCGACCTGTTCGGCAGCATCGGCGCCGGCCTGGCGCTGGACGCCCGCCGCAAGTTCGACTGA